One genomic segment of Pseudomonas sp. p1(2021b) includes these proteins:
- the rpsF gene encoding 30S ribosomal protein S6, translating into MRHYEIIFLVHPDQSEQVGGMVERYTKLIEEDGGKIHRLEDWGRRQLAYAINNVHKAHYVMLNVECTGKALAELEDNFRYNDAVIRNLIIRRDEAVTGPSEMLKAEENRSERRERRERPEAADGAEGDDSNDSDNSDNADE; encoded by the coding sequence ATGCGTCATTACGAAATCATCTTCCTGGTTCACCCGGACCAGAGCGAGCAAGTCGGCGGCATGGTTGAGCGTTACACCAAGCTGATCGAAGAAGACGGCGGCAAGATCCACCGCCTGGAAGACTGGGGCCGTCGTCAGCTGGCCTACGCCATCAACAACGTTCACAAGGCTCACTACGTGATGCTGAACGTTGAGTGCACCGGCAAGGCCCTGGCCGAGCTGGAAGACAACTTCCGCTACAACGATGCCGTGATCCGTAACCTGATCATCCGTCGCGACGAAGCCGTCACCGGTCCGTCCGAGATGCTGAAGGCCGAAGAGAACCGCAGCGAGCGCCGTGAGCGTCGTGAGCGTCCTGAAGCTGCTGATGGCGCCGAAGGCGACGACAGCAACGACAGCGACAACAGCGATAACGCTGACGAGTAA
- a CDS encoding extracellular solute-binding protein produces the protein MTIRPQLLMRSLAAALLGLVIGAPAALADDPVTLTLYNGQHKEIGEAIAKAYEAKTGIHINIRKGSSNQLASQIIEEGDRSPADVIYTEESPPLNNLGELGLLAKIDDATLNMLPKEYVGANGTWMGVTARTRVVVYNPKKVDEKDLPTTVMDFANPEWDRRVGYVPTSGAFQEQAVAILKLHGREATEEWLTGLKAFGKTYTNNMVALKAVEKGEVDAVLVNNYYWYALKRERGQLDTRLYYLADGDAGNLVTISGAGAVKASKHPKEAQALLNWMASEEGQRVITQTTAEYPLHKGMVSDQGLKPFEDLRPPKITPADLGNAEEALELEREVGLL, from the coding sequence ATGACGATCCGCCCGCAATTGCTGATGCGCAGCCTGGCCGCCGCCCTGCTCGGCCTGGTGATCGGCGCACCGGCCGCCCTGGCTGACGACCCGGTCACCCTGACCCTGTACAACGGCCAGCACAAGGAAATCGGCGAAGCCATTGCCAAGGCCTACGAGGCCAAGACTGGCATCCACATCAATATTCGCAAGGGCAGCAGCAACCAGCTGGCCAGCCAGATCATCGAGGAAGGCGACCGTTCGCCGGCCGACGTCATCTATACCGAAGAATCCCCACCTCTGAACAACCTGGGCGAGCTGGGCCTGCTGGCCAAGATCGACGACGCCACCCTGAACATGCTGCCCAAGGAATATGTGGGCGCCAACGGCACCTGGATGGGCGTCACCGCACGCACCCGCGTGGTGGTGTACAACCCCAAGAAGGTCGACGAGAAAGACCTGCCGACCACAGTGATGGATTTCGCCAACCCCGAGTGGGACCGCCGGGTCGGCTACGTGCCCACCAGCGGCGCCTTCCAGGAGCAGGCCGTGGCCATCCTCAAGCTGCACGGCCGGGAAGCCACCGAGGAATGGCTGACCGGCCTCAAGGCATTCGGCAAGACCTACACCAACAACATGGTCGCCCTCAAAGCCGTGGAGAAAGGTGAAGTCGATGCCGTGCTGGTGAACAACTACTACTGGTATGCCCTCAAGCGCGAGCGCGGCCAGCTGGACACCCGCCTGTACTACCTGGCCGACGGTGACGCCGGCAACCTGGTGACCATCTCCGGCGCAGGCGCGGTCAAGGCCAGCAAGCACCCCAAGGAAGCCCAGGCCCTGCTCAACTGGATGGCCAGCGAAGAAGGCCAGCGCGTGATCACCCAGACCACCGCCGAATATCCGCTGCACAAGGGCATGGTCTCCGACCAGGGCCTGAAGCCATTCGAGGACCTGCGCCCACCAAAGATCACCCCGGCCGACTTGGGTAATGCCGAGGAAGCCCTGGAGCTCGAGCGCGAGGTCGGCCTGCTCTGA
- a CDS encoding ABC transporter permease → MTAALPQAALPRFVPRRKRPSIWVVLPVLFLVAMSVLPLLYVGTKAWEAGWHEALRLLWRPFVWGLLRNTLMLMAGVTILCMVAGLALAWLLERSDLPGRRLWGVVLCLPFAVPSFVSSFTWVSLSSDFEGLGGAILVMALSKYPLVFLPVAATLRNLDTSLEESARTLGCSRWGVFIKITLPLLWPSMLGGALLIALHMLVEFGALSILGLQTFTTAIYQQFELEFSNANAAMLSAVLLALCLAMLWLELRVRGKARHVRIGQGVARRAQPVKLRGWMPAAQLFCLALAILGSGIPLAMLGYWLSVGASAAFPVAEIGKALLTSLSVSLGGAGFCVLLALPISFLVVRYKGRLAIWAERLPYLLHALPGLVIALTLVFFALHYVPALYQTTALLILAYALLFLPLAQAPVRTALNKASPTLEEAARTLGASSFGAFCRVTLPIIFPALAAAFALVFLDAMKELTATLLLSPTGMTTLATEVWAHTANVEFAAAAPYAALLIVVSGLPVYLLTTRMYLNKA, encoded by the coding sequence ATGACCGCCGCCCTGCCCCAAGCGGCCCTGCCGCGCTTCGTGCCACGCCGCAAACGCCCGTCCATCTGGGTGGTGCTACCGGTCCTGTTCCTGGTGGCGATGAGCGTGCTGCCATTGCTGTATGTCGGCACCAAAGCCTGGGAGGCCGGCTGGCATGAAGCCTTGCGCCTGCTCTGGCGGCCATTCGTCTGGGGCCTGCTGCGCAACACCCTGATGCTGATGGCCGGGGTGACGATACTGTGCATGGTCGCCGGCCTGGCCCTGGCCTGGCTGCTCGAGCGCAGCGACCTGCCGGGTCGACGCCTCTGGGGCGTGGTGCTGTGCCTGCCGTTTGCCGTGCCGTCGTTCGTCAGCAGCTTCACCTGGGTGTCGCTGAGCTCGGACTTCGAAGGTCTGGGCGGGGCGATCCTGGTCATGGCGCTGTCCAAGTACCCGCTGGTATTCCTGCCGGTGGCGGCCACCCTGCGCAACCTCGACACCTCCCTGGAGGAGTCGGCGCGCACCCTGGGCTGCAGCCGTTGGGGCGTGTTCATCAAGATCACCCTGCCGCTACTGTGGCCCTCGATGCTGGGCGGCGCACTGCTGATCGCCCTGCACATGCTGGTGGAGTTCGGTGCACTGTCGATCCTTGGCCTGCAGACCTTCACCACCGCGATCTACCAGCAGTTCGAACTCGAGTTCAGCAACGCCAACGCCGCGATGCTTTCTGCGGTGCTGTTGGCGCTGTGCCTGGCGATGCTCTGGCTCGAGCTGCGGGTACGCGGCAAGGCGCGTCATGTGCGCATCGGCCAGGGCGTGGCCCGACGCGCCCAACCGGTGAAGCTGCGCGGCTGGATGCCAGCGGCGCAACTGTTCTGCCTGGCGCTGGCCATACTGGGCAGCGGCATTCCCCTGGCGATGCTCGGGTATTGGCTGAGCGTGGGCGCCTCGGCAGCCTTCCCGGTCGCCGAGATCGGCAAGGCACTGCTCACCTCGCTGTCGGTCTCCCTGGGCGGCGCTGGCTTCTGCGTACTGCTGGCATTGCCGATCAGCTTCCTGGTGGTGCGCTACAAAGGCCGCCTGGCGATCTGGGCCGAACGCCTGCCCTATCTGCTGCATGCCCTGCCCGGCCTGGTGATCGCCCTGACCCTGGTGTTCTTCGCCCTGCACTACGTACCAGCGCTCTACCAGACCACCGCATTGCTCATCCTGGCCTATGCGCTGTTGTTCCTGCCGCTGGCCCAGGCGCCAGTGCGCACGGCACTGAACAAGGCCTCGCCAACCCTGGAAGAAGCCGCCCGCACCCTGGGCGCCAGCAGCTTCGGTGCGTTTTGCCGGGTGACGCTGCCGATCATCTTCCCAGCCCTGGCAGCAGCCTTTGCCCTGGTGTTCCTCGATGCCATGAAGGAGCTGACGGCCACCCTGCTGCTCAGCCCGACCGGCATGACCACCCTGGCGACTGAAGTGTGGGCACATACCGCCAACGTCGAGTTCGCGGCGGCGGCGCCTTACGCGGCGCTGTTGATCGTGGTTTCGGGGTTGCCGGTGTATCTGCTGACGACGCGGATGTATTTGAACAAGGCGTGA
- the rlmB gene encoding 23S rRNA (guanosine(2251)-2'-O)-methyltransferase RlmB, with amino-acid sequence MSQLEKIYGVHAVQGLLQHHPKRVKQIWLSEGRSEPRIQALLALAAENRVPVGQAERRELDAWVEGVHQGVVAEVSPSQVWGEAMLDEMLERAEQPPLILVLDGVTDPHNLGACLRTADAAGATAVVIPKDKSATLTAVVRKVACGAAEVIPLVAVTNLARTLEKLQQRGLWIVGTAGEAEQELYQQDLTGPIAIVMGAEGKGMRRLTREHCDFLVKLPMAGSVSSLNVSVATGVCLFEAVRQRQGKR; translated from the coding sequence ATGAGCCAGCTGGAAAAAATCTACGGCGTACACGCCGTGCAAGGGCTGCTGCAGCACCACCCCAAGCGGGTCAAGCAGATCTGGCTGTCGGAAGGGCGCAGCGAGCCGCGTATCCAGGCCCTGCTCGCGCTGGCCGCGGAAAACCGCGTGCCGGTCGGCCAGGCCGAGCGCCGTGAGCTGGACGCCTGGGTCGAGGGTGTACACCAGGGTGTGGTCGCTGAGGTCAGCCCCAGCCAGGTCTGGGGCGAGGCCATGCTCGACGAGATGCTCGAGCGTGCCGAGCAGCCGCCACTGATCCTGGTGCTCGATGGCGTGACCGACCCGCACAACCTCGGCGCCTGCCTGCGAACCGCAGATGCTGCCGGCGCCACCGCAGTGGTCATTCCCAAGGACAAGTCGGCCACCCTGACCGCCGTGGTGCGCAAGGTCGCCTGCGGTGCCGCCGAGGTGATCCCGCTGGTGGCCGTGACCAACCTGGCCCGCACCCTGGAAAAACTCCAGCAGCGCGGCCTGTGGATCGTCGGTACTGCCGGCGAGGCCGAGCAGGAGCTGTACCAGCAGGACCTGACCGGGCCGATCGCCATTGTCATGGGGGCCGAAGGCAAGGGCATGCGTCGCCTGACCCGCGAGCACTGCGACTTCCTGGTCAAGCTGCCGATGGCCGGTAGCGTGAGCAGCCTGAACGTGTCGGTGGCCACCGGCGTGTGCCTGTTCGAGGCCGTACGCCAGCGCCAGGGCAAGCGCTGA
- the rnr gene encoding ribonuclease R: protein MADWQSLDPEAAREAEKYENPIPSRELILQRLADRGEPAAREELAAEFGLHDEDQIEALRRRLRAMERDGQLIYTRRGTYAPVDKLDLICGRVSGHRDGFGFLIPDDGSEDLFLSPAQMRLVFDGDRGLARVSGVDRRGRREGVLVEIISRAHESVVGRYFEEGGIGYVTPDNPKIQQEVLVTAGRNGGAKIGQFVEIKITHWPTPRFQPQGDVVEVIGNYMAPGMEIDVALRSYDIPHVWPKEVIKEARRFRSEVEEKDKEKRVDLRHLPFVTIDGEDARDFDDAVYCEPLGKLRLFSGGWRLYVAIADVSSYVRLGSALDVEAQQRGNSVYFPERVVPMLPEELSNGLCSLNPHVDRLAMVCEMTINKAGQMVDYQFYEGVIHSHARLTYNKVSSMLEHARTREGKALREEYSAVLPDLKHLYALYKALVAARHTRGAIDFETQETRIIFGEDRKIDEIRPTVRNDAHKLIEECMLAANVATAEFLQKHGVPALYRVHDGPPPERLEKLRAFLGELGLSLHKGKEPSPKDYQALLASIAERPDFHLIQTVMLRSLSQAVYSVENNGHFGLNYEAYTHFTSPIRRYPDLLVHRAIRSVIRSKVDTPHVKRAGAMSIPKARIYPYDENALEQMGEQCSMTERRADEATRDVVNWLKCEYMRDRVGETFPGVITAVTGFGLFVELTDIYVEGLVHVSALPGDYYHFDPVHHRLSGERSGRSFRLGDTVEVKVMRVDLEQRKIDFEMSEQAVAAPVGRKPRGAAPQAAATAAEPAPEPKISPKPRSRKSEASEAYFPKDAVQRNAEVRKSREMKKALMSEARHSHASGKSEKGAKASGKPTKHRKGPSKSGAPRKGKKS, encoded by the coding sequence ATGGCCGATTGGCAATCCCTCGATCCCGAGGCCGCTCGCGAAGCGGAAAAATACGAGAATCCCATCCCTAGCCGTGAGCTGATCCTGCAGCGCCTCGCCGACCGTGGCGAACCCGCCGCCCGCGAAGAGCTGGCCGCAGAGTTCGGCCTGCACGACGAAGACCAGATCGAAGCCCTGCGCCGCCGCCTGCGTGCCATGGAGCGTGACGGCCAGCTGATCTACACCCGGCGCGGCACCTATGCCCCGGTGGACAAGCTGGACCTGATTTGCGGCCGTGTCTCCGGCCACCGCGACGGCTTCGGCTTCCTTATTCCCGACGATGGCAGCGAGGACCTGTTCCTCAGCCCTGCGCAGATGCGCCTGGTGTTCGACGGCGACCGGGGCCTTGCCCGCGTCTCGGGTGTCGACCGCCGTGGCCGCCGCGAGGGCGTGCTGGTGGAAATCATCTCCCGCGCCCACGAGAGCGTGGTCGGCCGCTACTTCGAGGAAGGCGGCATTGGTTACGTGACCCCCGACAACCCGAAGATCCAGCAGGAAGTGCTGGTGACCGCCGGGCGCAACGGCGGGGCTAAAATCGGCCAGTTCGTCGAGATCAAGATCACCCACTGGCCGACGCCGCGTTTCCAGCCTCAGGGCGACGTGGTCGAGGTCATCGGCAACTACATGGCGCCGGGCATGGAGATCGATGTCGCCTTGCGCAGCTACGACATCCCGCATGTCTGGCCCAAAGAGGTGATCAAGGAAGCCCGCAGGTTCCGCTCCGAAGTCGAGGAAAAGGACAAGGAGAAACGTGTCGACCTGCGCCACTTGCCGTTCGTCACCATCGACGGCGAGGACGCCCGCGACTTCGACGATGCGGTCTATTGCGAGCCGCTGGGCAAGCTGCGCTTGTTCTCCGGCGGCTGGCGCCTGTATGTGGCGATCGCCGATGTCTCCAGTTACGTGCGCCTGGGCTCGGCCCTGGACGTCGAGGCCCAGCAGCGCGGCAACTCGGTGTACTTCCCCGAGCGCGTCGTGCCCATGCTGCCCGAGGAGCTGTCCAACGGCCTGTGCTCGCTGAACCCGCATGTCGATCGCCTGGCCATGGTCTGTGAAATGACCATCAACAAAGCCGGCCAGATGGTCGACTACCAGTTCTACGAAGGCGTCATCCACTCCCATGCGCGCCTGACCTACAACAAGGTCAGCAGCATGCTCGAGCATGCCCGCACCCGCGAAGGCAAGGCCCTGCGCGAGGAGTACAGCGCCGTCCTGCCGGACCTCAAGCACCTCTATGCGCTGTACAAGGCGCTGGTGGCCGCGCGCCATACCCGTGGCGCCATCGACTTCGAAACCCAGGAAACCCGCATCATCTTCGGCGAAGACCGCAAGATCGATGAGATCCGCCCGACCGTGCGCAACGACGCCCACAAGCTGATCGAGGAATGCATGCTGGCGGCCAACGTGGCCACCGCCGAGTTCCTGCAGAAGCATGGCGTTCCAGCCCTGTACCGCGTGCACGACGGCCCGCCGCCGGAGCGCCTGGAAAAACTGCGCGCCTTCCTGGGCGAGCTCGGTCTGTCGCTGCACAAGGGCAAGGAGCCTTCGCCGAAGGACTACCAGGCCCTGCTGGCGAGCATCGCCGAGCGACCGGACTTCCACCTGATCCAGACCGTCATGCTGCGCTCGCTGAGCCAGGCGGTGTACAGCGTCGAGAACAACGGCCACTTCGGCCTGAACTACGAGGCCTACACCCACTTCACCTCGCCGATCCGCCGCTACCCGGACCTGCTGGTCCACCGCGCCATCCGCAGCGTCATCCGCTCGAAGGTCGATACCCCGCACGTCAAGCGGGCCGGCGCCATGAGCATCCCGAAGGCGCGGATCTACCCGTACGACGAGAACGCCCTCGAGCAGATGGGCGAGCAGTGCTCGATGACCGAGCGGCGCGCCGACGAGGCCACCCGCGACGTGGTCAACTGGCTCAAGTGCGAATATATGCGTGACCGCGTTGGCGAGACCTTCCCGGGTGTGATCACTGCCGTGACCGGTTTTGGCCTGTTCGTCGAGCTGACCGACATCTATGTCGAAGGCCTGGTGCATGTCAGCGCCCTGCCAGGCGACTATTACCACTTCGACCCGGTGCATCACCGCCTGTCCGGCGAGCGCAGCGGGCGCAGCTTCCGCCTGGGCGATACGGTCGAGGTCAAGGTCATGCGCGTCGACCTGGAGCAGCGCAAGATCGACTTCGAGATGTCCGAGCAGGCCGTCGCCGCCCCGGTCGGCCGCAAACCGCGCGGTGCGGCCCCGCAGGCCGCTGCCACCGCGGCCGAGCCAGCACCGGAGCCGAAGATTTCGCCCAAGCCGCGTAGCCGCAAGAGCGAGGCGTCCGAGGCGTACTTCCCCAAGGATGCCGTGCAGCGCAACGCCGAGGTGCGCAAGAGCCGCGAAATGAAGAAGGCGCTGATGAGCGAGGCTCGCCACAGCCACGCCAGCGGCAAGTCGGAGAAGGGCGCCAAGGCGTCCGGCAAGCCGACCAAGCACCGCAAGGGGCCGTCTAAGTCCGGCGCGCCACGTAAAGGCAAGAAGTCATGA
- the rpsR gene encoding 30S ribosomal protein S18, which translates to MARFFRRRKFCRFTAEDVKEIDYKDLNTLKAYVSETGKIVPSRITGTKARYQRQLATAIKRARFLALLPYTDSHGR; encoded by the coding sequence ATGGCACGTTTCTTCCGTCGTCGTAAATTCTGCCGCTTCACTGCCGAAGACGTGAAAGAGATCGACTACAAAGATCTCAACACCCTGAAAGCTTACGTATCCGAAACCGGCAAAATCGTTCCAAGCCGTATCACCGGTACCAAAGCTCGTTATCAGCGTCAGCTGGCTACCGCTATCAAGCGCGCCCGCTTCCTGGCCCTGCTGCCCTACACCGACAGCCACGGCCGCTGA